A DNA window from Novipirellula aureliae contains the following coding sequences:
- a CDS encoding outer membrane protein assembly factor BamB family protein, with protein MYLNSLSVRSCIQLLLTIAMVPASFVASASDDWPMWRSDAQRSAASTNRVSDAFRLLWQREFTQRVPAWDDPLNLDLMTYDRIFEPIVMDGRMFVGFNDQDKLLALDASTGRELWSFVTEAPVRLPPVGWQGKVYFCSDDGFLYCVDAAAGTLEWKFSGAPNTQHVIGNQRLSSAWPARGGPVVRDGRVYFAASIWPFMGTFIYALDAESGEIQWLNDRTGAQYIKQPHNAPSFAGVAPQGALVATESELIVPGGRSVPAVFDRATGELRYFELNAGGKGTGGSFVAATGDRFYVHTREKGTRAFQISTGKKTAFMPNEPVLNAGIVYSAELADDQPMVRAFGSDDKLIWEIAADGSGDLILAGDKLIAAGNNQITAIRLPAQGEPAKIVFQLPCEEPIERLLVASEKLFAVTLDGKLLAFGENARSSLPPVVLPAELPAELPANKNAVAIADETDRQVVQQMLGSSAAEGYAFWYGSTDSRIARSLASESPFKQLAMVDSDLRRVHQMREQLESQGIQGVTVHHANAADFRAPQYVGHMVFIAPDCVAEILHEMTAGAASAKMRAVDNAPQTIRQSETLAGLYQTVRPYGGTMHLLFSDRNGEEGVAEIKVEDLVELVDAQGLEKAKVEIHDYGVCIRRVGALPGSSNWTHQYGDVANTLKSNDSRVKLPLGVLWFGGNSNMDVLPRHGHGPPEQVVDGRLYIQGMNSLSCRDVYTGRVVWKRDFGDLGTFDVYFDTTYEDSPLDPKYNQVHIPGANARGTNYVVTEDRVYMLVGNACLALDPLTGQTLHQIELPRDDNGDQPEWGYIGVYEDVLIGGLGFAKYRERHELEFESDKSLKLNKAGFGSKSFDRAASIGLIGFDRHTGEQKWQVMARHSFWHNGIVAGAGKLYCLDKNPSQVEQALLRRGQPEPDDYRILALDYRTGQTVWEIEEGVFGTWLGYSPQFDMLLHAGAEARDRLVAETGHGMTVYHATDGTIQWQNPDLEYSGPCILHNDWIITNANSYTESAGAFHLLSGKQKMVKNPLTGELQPWRITRAYGCNSIIASENMLTFRSGAAGFYDLLTEGGTGNLGGFKSGCTSNLVVANGVLNAPDYTRTCSCAYQNQTSLALVHMPDIDVWTIDLIANSATPNQLLERLSLNFGAPGHRRQPDGQLWMEYPVMAGDSIPIDIETNAEAKPFQHHSSLVKGVDRPWVLASGLEDLTELRIGMRIKSPPVEAGANKSKSKKTDTTSKAKAAVSQRDEPRAETTAAEVDAPVHSYDVRLHFSCSPIASQGRRVFDVYAQDQLVLSDVAIDPAGDVGQQTAEHLLEKIPIAGDLRLRFVPKQGTAVLSGIEIEKR; from the coding sequence ATGTACCTAAACTCTCTCTCCGTTCGTAGCTGCATCCAATTGCTGCTGACGATCGCGATGGTTCCCGCTTCCTTTGTCGCTTCCGCCTCGGATGACTGGCCCATGTGGCGCAGCGATGCGCAGCGATCGGCGGCAAGTACCAACCGAGTGTCCGATGCATTCCGTCTGCTGTGGCAGCGAGAATTCACCCAACGCGTGCCTGCGTGGGATGATCCGCTCAACCTGGACTTAATGACTTACGATCGCATTTTTGAGCCCATCGTTATGGATGGGCGAATGTTCGTCGGATTCAATGACCAAGACAAATTGCTGGCGCTCGATGCTAGCACCGGGCGCGAACTGTGGTCGTTCGTAACGGAAGCTCCGGTGCGATTGCCTCCGGTGGGATGGCAGGGCAAGGTCTACTTTTGCAGCGATGATGGTTTTCTGTACTGTGTTGACGCTGCCGCTGGAACGCTTGAGTGGAAGTTCAGCGGTGCCCCCAATACTCAGCATGTTATCGGCAATCAACGGCTATCGTCCGCTTGGCCTGCTCGCGGCGGTCCGGTGGTGCGCGATGGTCGAGTCTACTTCGCAGCCAGTATTTGGCCCTTCATGGGCACGTTCATATATGCACTCGATGCGGAGTCCGGCGAGATCCAGTGGCTCAATGATCGCACGGGAGCTCAGTATATTAAGCAACCGCACAACGCGCCTTCCTTCGCAGGGGTGGCGCCGCAAGGTGCCCTGGTGGCAACCGAGAGCGAATTGATTGTGCCCGGAGGTCGTTCGGTTCCCGCCGTCTTTGACCGGGCCACAGGCGAATTGCGTTATTTTGAGTTAAACGCAGGCGGCAAGGGAACGGGCGGATCGTTCGTCGCTGCGACTGGCGATCGTTTCTATGTGCATACCCGTGAAAAAGGAACACGGGCCTTTCAAATATCGACCGGCAAGAAAACGGCCTTCATGCCGAACGAGCCGGTGTTGAACGCCGGCATCGTTTATTCGGCAGAGTTGGCGGACGACCAACCGATGGTCCGCGCCTTTGGATCAGACGACAAGTTGATCTGGGAAATCGCTGCTGATGGAAGCGGCGATTTGATTCTGGCCGGGGATAAGCTGATCGCTGCGGGGAACAACCAGATCACCGCGATTCGCTTGCCCGCACAAGGCGAACCTGCGAAAATCGTCTTTCAATTGCCTTGTGAAGAGCCGATTGAGCGATTATTGGTCGCGTCCGAGAAACTCTTCGCAGTCACACTCGACGGCAAATTGCTCGCCTTTGGTGAGAACGCTCGTTCTTCGCTGCCACCGGTTGTGCTACCAGCCGAGTTGCCTGCCGAGTTGCCTGCCAACAAGAATGCGGTAGCGATAGCGGACGAAACGGACCGTCAAGTGGTTCAGCAAATGCTTGGTAGCTCGGCGGCCGAAGGTTATGCTTTTTGGTACGGCTCAACCGATTCGCGTATCGCTCGCAGTTTGGCTAGCGAATCACCGTTCAAACAATTGGCGATGGTCGATTCTGATTTGCGCCGCGTTCACCAGATGCGAGAACAGCTTGAATCGCAAGGGATTCAAGGCGTCACCGTCCATCATGCCAATGCGGCCGACTTTCGTGCCCCGCAGTACGTGGGACACATGGTGTTCATCGCGCCCGATTGTGTGGCGGAGATCTTGCATGAGATGACTGCCGGGGCCGCGTCTGCAAAAATGCGGGCAGTGGACAATGCTCCCCAGACTATCCGTCAATCTGAAACACTGGCTGGTTTGTATCAAACGGTGCGTCCCTATGGCGGCACGATGCATCTATTGTTCTCTGATCGAAATGGAGAAGAAGGTGTCGCTGAGATTAAGGTCGAAGACCTCGTAGAGCTTGTCGATGCGCAGGGGCTCGAAAAGGCGAAGGTGGAAATTCACGATTATGGGGTCTGTATCCGCCGCGTCGGCGCGCTGCCAGGTTCCTCCAATTGGACGCATCAATATGGTGACGTGGCCAATACGCTCAAATCCAACGATAGCCGAGTCAAGCTTCCATTGGGCGTGTTGTGGTTTGGCGGCAACAGCAATATGGACGTTCTGCCGCGGCATGGTCACGGGCCACCAGAACAAGTGGTTGATGGGCGGCTGTATATTCAAGGTATGAATAGCCTTAGCTGCCGTGATGTCTACACGGGCCGTGTCGTCTGGAAGCGAGACTTTGGCGATCTAGGAACCTTCGATGTCTATTTTGATACGACTTACGAAGATAGTCCGCTAGATCCCAAATACAATCAGGTTCACATCCCCGGTGCGAATGCTCGAGGTACGAACTATGTCGTGACTGAAGATCGAGTTTACATGCTGGTCGGCAACGCCTGTTTGGCCCTCGACCCGCTGACCGGACAAACGCTCCATCAAATCGAACTGCCCCGCGATGACAACGGGGATCAACCCGAGTGGGGCTATATTGGTGTGTACGAGGACGTACTGATTGGCGGTTTGGGGTTTGCCAAGTATCGCGAGCGTCATGAATTGGAGTTCGAGTCGGACAAGAGTCTAAAACTCAATAAGGCGGGCTTCGGTTCGAAGAGCTTCGACCGTGCGGCGAGTATTGGACTGATCGGTTTTGATCGGCATACGGGCGAACAAAAATGGCAAGTCATGGCCAGGCATAGCTTCTGGCACAACGGCATCGTCGCGGGGGCCGGCAAACTCTATTGCCTCGACAAAAACCCAAGTCAAGTCGAACAAGCTTTGTTACGCCGCGGCCAACCGGAGCCTGACGACTACCGCATCCTTGCCCTCGATTATCGAACCGGTCAGACCGTATGGGAAATTGAGGAGGGCGTTTTTGGAACATGGCTGGGCTATTCGCCCCAGTTCGATATGCTCCTTCATGCGGGCGCTGAAGCTAGAGATCGCTTGGTTGCGGAGACCGGCCATGGTATGACCGTCTACCACGCGACCGATGGCACGATCCAGTGGCAGAACCCGGACCTAGAATACTCGGGGCCCTGCATCCTGCACAATGATTGGATTATCACCAACGCAAACTCTTACACGGAATCGGCAGGAGCCTTTCACCTGCTGAGCGGCAAGCAGAAGATGGTTAAGAACCCGCTGACGGGAGAGCTACAGCCATGGAGAATCACACGTGCTTACGGTTGTAACAGCATCATTGCCAGTGAGAACATGCTGACGTTCCGTTCGGGCGCTGCCGGATTTTACGATTTGTTGACCGAGGGTGGGACGGGCAATTTGGGTGGCTTTAAATCGGGATGCACCTCCAATCTTGTTGTGGCCAATGGTGTGCTCAACGCGCCTGACTACACACGAACGTGCAGTTGCGCGTACCAGAATCAAACCTCGTTGGCTCTGGTTCACATGCCTGACATCGATGTATGGACGATTGATCTGATTGCAAACAGCGCAACACCTAATCAATTACTCGAGCGATTGTCACTCAACTTCGGTGCTCCTGGCCATCGCCGCCAACCCGACGGTCAATTGTGGATGGAGTACCCGGTTATGGCTGGCGATTCCATTCCTATCGACATCGAAACCAATGCCGAGGCCAAGCCATTCCAGCATCACTCGTCGCTGGTCAAAGGGGTGGATCGGCCATGGGTGCTAGCGTCGGGGTTGGAGGATCTGACCGAATTGCGGATTGGCATGCGAATCAAATCACCGCCTGTAGAGGCGGGCGCGAACAAGTCGAAATCAAAAAAGACCGACACGACATCGAAAGCCAAAGCTGCGGTGAGCCAACGCGATGAGCCACGGGCAGAAACTACGGCGGCCGAGGTCGACGCCCCCGTTCACTCCTACGATGTGCGTTTGCATTTCTCTTGCTCACCAATTGCCAGCCAGGGGCGACGAGTCTTTGACGTTTATGCACAAGACCAGTTAGTGCTTAGCGACGTGGCGATCGATCCAGCCGGCGACGTGGGGCAGCAGACGGCGGAGCATTTGCTAGAAAAAATCCCCATCGCGGGCGATCTACGATTGCGTTTCGTTCCCAAGCAGGGAACCGCCGTCCTATCAGGCATCGAGATCGAAAAGAGATAG